The following are from one region of the Salvia hispanica cultivar TCC Black 2014 chromosome 1, UniMelb_Shisp_WGS_1.0, whole genome shotgun sequence genome:
- the LOC125202491 gene encoding 6,7,8-trihydroxycoumarin synthase-like: MILLLSITLPILLIFYLLHKTKPRAKTTLPPGPPPLPLIGNLHQLATAPDPHIYLHHLSKKYGPILHMKLGSIPTIVVSSAELAKQVMKIQDLAFCSRPKLLGQQKLSYNSSDIVFTPYNEEWREMKKITHIHLLSTKKVQSYRPIREQEIARMITRVSASTSSPLRQEINLSEVTMAASVRMVCRIVFGKSYEEGGAETKRFLQITRGFSVLTSSFFVSDYFPAFGLVDVISGRVKRADAMCKGMDEFYQELINEHLESRRKKEMKDVEDMLDVLIKLKEDESSSSGLTWNNIKGLLMNMIVAATETTPAVTIWTMTALMKAPKAMKKLQNEIRSLVGEKGKVDEDDLPKLPYLKAIVNESMRLYPPGPLLVPRETMEACLLDGYKIKPKTRVFVNVYAIGRDPQYWENPDEFVPERFLNSEIDSKGQDFGLVPFGSGRRMCSGVSMGFLATELMVANLVYSFDWELPRGIHAQDLDTNPTSGLAVHKKNALILVPKRYGV, from the exons atgatactactattatcCATAACCCTCCCAATACTATTGATTTTCTATCTCCTccataaaacaaaacctcGGGCAAAAACCACTCTACCACCCGGCCCACCGCCTCTCCCGTTAATCGGAAACCTCCACCAGCTCGCCACGGCCCCGGACCCACACATCTACCTCCACCACCTCTCCAAAAAATATGGCCCCATCCTCCACATGAAACTAGGCTCCATTCCTACCATAGTAGTTTCCTCAGCCGAATTAGCCAAGCAAGTAATGAAAATCCAAGATTTAGCCTTTTGTAGCCGACCAAAATTGCTAGGCCAGCAAAAACTCTCCTACAACAGCTCGGACATCGTCTTCACTCCCTACAACGAAGAATGGCGTGAGATGAAGAAGATCACACACATTCATCTCTTAAGCACCAAAAAGGTCCAATCGTATCGCCCCATTCGCGAGCAAGAGATCGCTCGTATGATCACGAGGGTCTCTGCTTCCACCTCCTCCCCTCTCAGACAAGAGATAAATCTTAGTGAGGTGACCATGGCTGCTAGCGTCCGCATGGTGTGCAGGATTGTGTTTGGGAAGAGCTACGAGGAGGGAGGGGCGGAGACGAAGCGGTTCCTTCAGATAACGAGGGGGTTTAGCGTGCTCACGAGCTCATTCTTTGTGTCTGATTACTTTCCCGCGTTTGGTTTGGTTGATGTGATAAGCGGAAGAGTGAAGAGAGCGGATGCGATGTGTAAGGGCATGGATGAGTTCTATCAAGAGCTCATCAACGAGCATCTCGAATcgaggaggaagaaggagaTGAAGGATGTCGAAGATATGCTTGATGTGTTGATCAAGCTTAAAGAAGACGAGTCTTCTTCTAGTGGTCTCACTTGGAATAACATCAAAGGGCTTCTAATG AATATGATTGTCGCTGCAACAGAAACAACTCCAGCGGTAACAATCTGGACAATGACAGCCCTAATGAAAGCACCCAAAGCTATGAAGAAATTGCAAAACGAAATCCGAAGTTTGGTAGGAGAAAAGGGCAAAGTAGACGAAGACGATCTTCCCAAACTCCCATATCTAAAAGCCATAGTAAATGAGAGCATGAGGTTATATCCACCGGGCCCTTTGCTTGTGCCAAGAGAGACAATGGAAGCATGCCTTCTTGATGGCTACAAAATCAAGCCGAAAACGAGGGTTTTTGTCAATGTATATGCTATAGGGAGAGATCCACAGTACTGGGAAAATCCAGATGAGTTTGTTCCTGAGAGATTCTTGAATAGTGAAATCGACTCGAAAGGGCAGGATTTTGGGCTCGTTCCGTTTGGGTCGGGCAGGAGAATGTGCTCGGGGGTGTCGATGGGATTTTTGGCAACTGAGCTTATGGTGGCAAATTTGGTGTATAGTTTTGATTGGGAATTGCCAAGAGGAATTCATGCTCAAGATTTGGATACAAATCCAACTAGTGGACTTGCAGTGCATAAGAAAAATGCCCTAATACTTGTGCCTAAGAGATATGGGGTTTag
- the LOC125202772 gene encoding 6,7,8-trihydroxycoumarin synthase-like encodes MMLLLLPIILISYLLHKTLKPQKSPLPPGPRPLPLIGNLHHLAAATNLHLYLHKLSQTYGPILHMKLGPTPLLVVSSPKLAKEVLKNQDSSFCGRPKSLGQQKLSYNNSDIIFSPYNDYWKEMRKITSIHLLSPKRIQSYRPIREDEISKMISKIWSFSHAREAVNLNEMVVSFGCNLICRVAFGKECSGRFYELLEDVQAVAAALYVSNYFPAFGWVDRLTAMLTRLERTCRDMDTFYQELIDEHLGRRREETAEEGGDILDLLIDLKLEQKMNSVDFGWDHIKAMLLDIFVGGAETSSAAIVWTMTALMKSPNTMKKLQNEIRSLIGKKGKVDEDELPKLPYLKAVLNESMRLHPPGPLLIPRETIERCNLDGFQIQPKTTVFVNAFTIARDPNSWENPDEFVPERFLNSGIDGKVRDLEFLPFGSGRRMCPGMGMGLLNVELAVANLVYSFDWELPPGIREEDVDTEPLPGLAMKKKNMLRVVPKSYVV; translated from the exons ATGATGCTCCTATTACTCCCAATAATCCTCATCTCATACCTCCTCCACAAAACCCTAAAACCACAAAAATCCCCCCTCCCACCCGGGCCGCGGCCACTCCCGCTGATCGGAAACCTCCACCACCTCGCGGCCGCAACCAACCTCCACCTCTACCTTCACAAACTCTCCCAAACATATGGTCCCATCCTTCACATGAAACTTGGCCCCACCCCTCTCCTAGTAGTCTCCTCCCCAAAACTAGCCAAAGAAGTCCTCAAAAATCAAGATTCATCCTTCTGCGGCAGACCAAAATCCTTAGGCCAGCAAAAACTCTCCTACAACAACtccgacatcatcttctctccATACAACGACTACTGGAAGGAGATGAGAAAGATCACATCCATTCACCTCCTAAGCCCGAAGCGCATCCAATCCTACCGCCCCATCCGGGAAGACGAGATCTCCAAAATGATCTCGAAGATTTGGAGCTTCTCCCACGCTCGGGAGGCCGTGAACTTGAATGAAATGGTTGTGAGTTTTGGATGCAATTTGATATGCAGAGTTGCGTTTGGGAAGGAATGTTCTGGAAGGTTCTACGAGCTTCTAGAAGATGTGCAGGCCGTGGCTGCGGCGCTATATGTTTCGAATTACTTTCCGGCCTTTGGATGGGTGGATCGGCTCACCGCGATGCTGACGAGGCTAGAGAGGACGTGCCGGGATATGGATACGTTTTATCAGGAGCTGATCGATGAGCATCTTGGCCGGAGAAGGGAGGAGACGGCGGAGGAAGGAGGTGACATTCTTGATTTGTTGATTGATCTCAAATTGGAGCAAAAGATGAATTCTGTTGATTTTGGATGGGATCACATCAAAGCTATGCTACTG GATATATTTGTAGGAGGGGCAGAAACAAGTTCAGCCGCAATTGTTTGGACGATGACAGCTCTAATGAAATCACCCAACACTatgaaaaaattgcaaaatgaaataagaagTTTGATAGGAAAAAAGGGCAAAGTAGATGAAGACGAATTGCCCAAACTCCCATATCTAAAAGCAGTATTAAATGAAAGCATGAGATTGCACCCTCCTGGTCCACTTCTTATTCCAAGAGAAACAATAGAGAGATGCAATCTAGATGGATTCCAAATTCAACCAAAAACAACTGTTTTTGTAAATGCATTTACAATTGCAAGAGATCCTAACTCTTGGGAGAATCCTGATGAGTTTGTGCCTGAGAGGTTCTTGAATAGTGGTATTGATGGCAAAGTGAGAGATTTGGAGTTTCTTCCGTTCGGATCGGGGCGAAGAATGTGCCCTGGAATGGGCATGGGACTTCTGAATGTGGAGCTAGCGGTTGCGAATCTAGTCTATAGTTTCGACTGGGAATTGCCTCCAGGGATCCGTGAGGAAGACGTGGATACGGAACCTTTGCCTGGACTCGccatgaagaagaaaaacatgCTTCGTGTCGTGCCTAAAAGTTATGTTGTTTAG